TTCTTTACTACCTTGCCTCTTTCCCGCATgtctttcctcatcatctcgaactggttgagcatttcTGCGAGGcagtgaagggtatcttataggcaaTGGAGGGAAttgtatgggtgacggtggctgccacccatttcgaggcctagacgATCCTGAGTTCGCTCGTGTTGGGTCGGTAACATTCCGCGTATTACAggggatttgagtccgagcctctgtaggggctcggttattctcagttcccgctggtacctccgcagttgaattaaccggagcccgagctcgagtacttctttggggtctcgagggagcggattgctctgctggtgccggaggttgtttTGGTCTCCTTGTGGCAACATTTTTTCggggtcgcccacgaggcctgcggggaggaacatgcatgtCCCTCGGAGGTGGTGCTTGGTTCTCACGcagaggtgggggctgagccgcctgagcTTCTGCGactaacctagccaactcctcattttCACTTGTTGGCTTCGGCCAACTGTTTTTTcagctgtcggttttcaagttccacaatggggacataccgttcaggattatagtacatgtcctcatcccttggggctggaggtcccctagaatcggaggactcgcttctctcttcagtctctggatttaccattggttgcttcccagggcgtcttggatagttttcttcaggaacgttTTGATCATTTGTGGCCATAATTGTTCAGGTATCGTACTGCTCAAGGCTCTCAATGAGAGCACCAAGCTGTTGACGCcacttttcgtcaacttaaaatgtagagcacgtaaacagtaaataattatggcaagaataacacaataaaacaaagagagttttttacgtggttcagcagttaactctgcctagtccacgagtccttTTTATTAAGACTTAGGAAATCTCTGGATattcttcaggaatgaattctccagaggttctctcaagattacaaaaTTTTGATCCCTTACAAtggtacatgacctctctatttatagaggaaatcTTAGAATACTATCCtacacatttcgggaagttattctgtatattaataaatttaatggctttaaagcctgtaactcctatataccaggaaacatcccctgaagaccagggggcgtataaccgactaATAAATAActtccctttattgtagggaagttacaacaataaatgtagactgcgtctcttcaagtgacctattaagctgttcgagatcagcaatcagcatcatcagcatcatgccagtctaggtctctgagtaacttacgagttatattattttccccaagaccagctcggggTGGGAAAATATCACTGAGACCACcttgtttcgagctcacactcatgTCAAGCTCGGACctcttgatccgaggtcacccaAAAATGGATGCCTTCCGatgtctatctttcgagcttataaggacttcgaggttacccatcttcgaggttgccaccaacTTTGAAGATTCGGCGCCTAGGTTACGAACATGTATTCTAGCTATTGCGatctcacacctgacgaatccagctttcgaggtctcaactctcaaggctcgaaatctgggtgtaacattattattttgttgttaatttttctAATGAGAAATGATAttgaataattatgtaatgttggCTTTAAAATTTTTatgtaataattaaaattttatcaaATAAACTTTTCAGATTCATATATAATAGTTTTAATTGGgagtttttgaatattttattatattgattttttttttctaaaactaGAATtaccatatattatatataaatcaaaacatcTCTTTTATATattaagtgtgtagataacggaaattatttgttttaacgattttttatttttttaatgttaactttaacgaaatattcttatatttaatagaatattcttatagttaatagtagtttgtaaatacttaaacttaaataaaataaaataaataattaaaaaaattaaaataggatatttttgagatattttacaattataattatttaagaataattaataattaaaaaaattaaaatagaatattttttttatatattttacaatgataattatttaaaaataataaataactaaacaaattaaaatatgatatttttgagatattttataatgataattatttaaaaataataaaatcatatgttttataacttaaataaaatataagtaaatgtaaactcacttattagaataatatcatattgaaCATATAATGTAATCTACTGTAAATTAgaaacaaattgttttttttttataaaaaaaacaagcaagaaacttaaatttaaaattcaagtataatatttaatattacattaaaaatataatatataatcttatgtTGTCACTcttaaatttaaaaactagaccaaacataaatttaaacaaaaataaataaatttttaattaaaataggatatttatttcaaaatttatatgacattaatataaatttaataaaaataattactaaattgtataaataaaactaagcaaacgtgcatattgcatgtTGCTtctatctagtatatataaaaactactaaaatttaaattattgtgaacactaaatttcaaactaataaaaaaaaaaaaattactttaaaactagaatgcaccatatttttatatgtaaaaatatcatattttttaggctataaacaatgttttagcttaattttttataatatatttaaattacttcttttataatatatacgACATtgttaacttaattaaaatttatataacaattaaaaatatattaatacattttctaaataaaactaaaataaacatgcatttcacctTCGATATTAGTGAGTTTAAAGAGTATGTGTGTTCAACACAATTAAATGGCATACCACTATTAGTGCAAATTCAATAACGAGTTTCatacattttaatttaataactAATATTAGATATCGCTAACTAATCATATGGTGATACGGTGTTGGACaccttaaatgtaaaatatataaatatagtcaTTATATAGTGGAAGATAAAATCTTACCCGGTTGAAGTTTTCATCATGCACAATATCAGTGGCCGTCATTCCCTTACTATTAAGAGCGAATTTGTCAAGTACTCGACCAGATAATAAAAATGATGATGTCACTGTTCCACTCCCAGTTAAGATAGCGACTATGTCAAGTACTCGACGAGAAAATAAAAATGATGATGTCATTATTCCACTTCGAGTTAACACAGCGAGATGGAAGCAAGTATTTCCATCTTTGTCTTTCCAATGTAAAATATCATTAAACTCCTTGAAATGTAGCATTCCCTTTACCAAGCATATGTTTCTACTCTCCACAGCAACATGTAGAGCCGTTCGGTCGTTGTTGTCCAATAACTCACAAATGTTGTACGAATATTTTCCGGATTCAGCTATTAATGATTTTACTGCTCCAAAAGAACCACTCCTTGCTGAAATATGAAGAGGGGACATGCCTTCATTGTCTTGAATCAAAGCAAGGGTTGCTTTTTTCTGCAAAAATCTTTTCACCACTTCCACCTCGCCAAAGTGTGCCGCATGGTGAAGAGGAGTCCATCCATGATCATCTTTCATTTCTAAAAGATCGCCATCATATTTTTCTAACAGCTTCTCAACGTAGCCTGAAAGCACAAATAATTAATGTGTTTGtacatatatataggacaatCATTCtttagggcttcactttaagtcctgcCGGTGGAGTTTTTAGTGTTATCGACTTTTGaatagttttcagcgcgatttttttatgactgtgtatatcaTTGTAGCTATTCAGAGCATTGATACGATTTTTAGAAAGTTCTAAATAgcttacagtactgaaaactaggttcaaacatgttattgcacGCGGGACTAATTTTTTATAtacgcgtggaaagcaacatgtttaaacctagttttcagtacaataaactatttagaattttatgaaaatttgcaggatgctaaaaaaaactacaatatacacatttataaaaataaatcgaCTAAGTCTTTCACCTCTCCAGTTTCACAGTCGACTATGTCTTTCACCGCTTCAAAATTCCCTAACCTTGCAGCAACATGCAGTGGCGTATCACCATGTTTATTGGTCTCCAACACTATTGGATGATTTGAACTTAAGCGGCCGAGTAGCTTGTTTTTGCCTCCGGACTTTACCGCATTGTGAAGCTCTAAGATGTAGCTTGTGCCCTTCTCATCTTTAGAAACTTCAGTAGAATTGCTCTCCATATGTATAGTTTTCTCTTATTCAAATCATCAGTATAGCAAAAGAATTAGCTATAATAAATGGGATGATAGCTAGAGAGAGAAATAAAAGAGAATTATTTCAAGGTAATTTATTTTCTATGTTGAATTAAAATCCAATTAATGTGTtgtgtatttatatatactaCTGTGCCCATTTATAgttataatttataaatatatttgtgtCGTTGGGATTAAGTAGAGAaacagttaaaaaaaaaaagattattagCTGAGAACTTTTTACCAAAAGCAGGAGTTGAGCTCTTCAGCAATCCCAGGCTATATAGTGGTAGTCTCCCTGTAATATTAaatatagatatatttatatattatacaaTAGCAAAAGAGAAGAATTCGTtaacaattttaaataaattggaACTGTATCAAATTGAGATATATATAATTCAGAAATCTGCTTATTAGAAACTGAATTTTTAATTGAAATAAATAAGTAAGGTCATCAAATAAATCAACTTTATAGAACTATGATATGTCATAATTTTATGTGATCATAATATAATCATCACATTGCCATGACTCTATATATGATAAAACTATCACAAAGTTGAAAGAAAAATACCCACCAAGAcgataaaaaatataaaaataaaagatgTAAACAACACTCTAaccttattatatatatatatagagagagagagagagagagagtgtggatGTGTGTAACCTTTGAACTTAATTGTTTATTTCCAGTATTTAGTTGAATTATGCAATAGGATTTTAGTTGAATtatatacacatatttatatctatatgcatcttaattttattttatacgCTTTAACTTTTTGTTTTCGTCGTTAAATGTATATAATAAGAAAGGTATATCAAAttttaactctctctctctctctctttactcAAAGTATAAATTGCATGGCATATATACCTAACTTCGGCTTTCCTTTCACTGTTTCACAACCCGTCGAACTTTAGTTGTACCAATAATGTGCTTTTTATCAGAATTCTTTTCAGAACTTATTTGTATTGTAAATTACGTACTTGAGACAACATTTTATTTCGAGTATTTCCTTAGATCATAATTCAAGAACATTATCATTTTAGCTTTTTCTGTCTAAATCTATTATCATGTTCAACCAAAGATTTTCAAAAAAGATAAATATAACCCCATAATTATTGTAGACAGAGGAGGAGCAGGCAGAGGTGCAAGAATAAGAGGTACTATAGGAGAAGGGTTTATCACTACTAGAATTACAAATAATATTAATcttcaaccaaacaataaaaCTATATGAATCCGAGACCATAACTAATTTTCTCTTGCAGTAGTGATTTACATAACTCAACATACTAGTGTGAAGCAATTTTTGTGTAAGACAAGGAAGAGATCTTCCATATTCTGTCTAAATTTTGTATTTATGTCGATTTTTTACCTCTTCACGTTCCACAGTATCACAAGTCTTTCAAAACTTAAAAGTAAACAAAACACAcgtaaaatagaataaaataactctaattaaCTAAAACATTATCTAAAAAGACACAATAGACTTGTTTATCAAACTCCCTCTAACTTAccatttactcgccctcgagtaaagaacacaagatAAAAAATAACCAAACTAAAAACCTAAAACAACCAACACAAATAAATTAAGCCAACACCAACAATTTAAGCCTCAAAATATTATGAATAGCATGCTTATGTAATATTCAGGAAAGCCAACCAATAATCCAAAATTTCagtaaaaatattatttctattcACTTAAgaccaaacaaaaataaaagctatcataatcatgattaataaataaaatgcatttgAATCAATTCATGTTTACTGgtttttttttcattacaatcaattaacactactacaaatatagactttctttgtatttttttccTAGCATTAAATGAAAAACGCTGAGAAAAGGTTCAAATGAGTCTGAAACACGAAGCGAGAAAAAATTGATACATAATTACGGTTTATAAAGAAAATCGCAGAGAATTATTTGGAAAGTACAATTTTCTCCGCGGAGAAAACCACGGAGAAAAGGGTACCTTTTTTTGCGGTTTTCTTTAAGGAACCGCGGAGAAAGCCATTACCCTACATACGGGCCCTCGACCCAGCCTTACTCATTCTTGTAATTTCTTCCACTTTGGTAAAGACCCGAGAAGAGTGACGCAACCCTTCTTCCCCAGCCATGGTTAGTGCTCTTTTCACGtttctgttttgttttttttttcttccatattTAGGCTATAACtcatgtaaatatacatatatattgatttattttgaagttttagggaaaaAATGAGGATATATTGATTGGGTATAATGTGTTTTGAATGTATGGGTGAttttcaagattttttccaacatTTTTGAACGTTTTCGAATGATTAAAAGATAATTTTATTGTTCAAATTAGGtgttgatcactaaaacttgacttttttgtaattatttcagttttttgttatttttatattatttacctaATTTATGTGTATTTTGATCCGATAAGGCACCGACTAGTTCTGTTTCTTATTACTAATGTGGGCATTTGGAACATTTTCAAAGTGTAGATGCCTTGCCATAAATAGATCTATTTATGATCTACTATTTATGTTGTGCATGAGTTGGATGGATGACATGTGTGGTCATGGTATGTGGATGGATTAattattgtaattttcttttgTGAAAAGTTATTGTATTATTTCCCTTCAATGCATGTGGATAGATTAATTATCTTCACCTAACATTAGTAATCAAACGTGTTGGTAATCATTAATTGTGTGCTGctatggttttttatttttcatcattttttatcattaattattattaaatataatattttaataaaataaacctaTATATCCTTATTAATTATTAAGAAATAGTAAGTGTTACTCGTGTTTTTTGACAACTCTTACATGAGGCATTCTCAGGAGCGCATGACCATCTTTACACACATAATTCTCAGAATGAATTACTTAGGCCACAGCGGGTAGTTTGTCATGCGGCTATTTTGATCCTTAAGTAGACAACTAATACTAATCGTGATCTAGTTAGAGTGGAGACTGACTTGCTCCTTGAGTTTCATCAACATGCATCCAAGTTATTCGCGCGCTGAAGTAATGATATCTCGAATTCCTTAACAAAAATAATCACTCAAATCTTAgtaagatttgaaaaaaaaaaaactcatgacCATAAACACAAGCGTGCCCGCCCACCTATCTTAAAGGGCGCGGGAAGAGTGCTTATCGACTAAGTACAACTAacaatttgaaatatcaaaagaTAGGGCACGGGAAGGGTGCTTGTCGACTAAGGGCACGGGGAAGTGGAGGTACGTTCCGTAACACCTTATGCTTTTTTCCAAGACATAGTTGTAATTTATGCAAGCGTAACCCTTCGGCCAGTACCACACAAAGCTACTTGATAACTCTAGTAGGGAAATTTACATGATGAGCACGAGAGATCAAGTAACATTTCACATGCTAGAGCCTTTTTGTAGCTCTCATATGTATAAACCATGTTGTTAACATGTAATTAGGAAAAATAAGGTAATTTACTCTCATTAAAGAGGACTAAGAATCAACAACTGCCTATAATAATTAGGGTTTGAAATTCATTATATAAAGACACGACACAACTGGAACATACCAAAATATTGCAAAATTGTAACCTCAGAAACTTAAGCTTTGCAAGTTCTTAGTCTAAAGATTGACTCATGAACTAACCAATAAACCATGTGAAATCTTTTCTCCAAACAGTTCTTTGCTATCAGATATTTCTTCAatcttttattaatgaaaaacggcatcaacaataTGTATCTATAATTTTTTTAGTATACCTCCAAAGGATTTTATATATCACTTATGTACTAAATAGTTTATCGATTGTAACGTATTTTAATTTTTGAAGCATGAAAATTTAACCCTGTTAATTTTATAATGATtttgattctattttttttaacttcaaattatttatgtttatattttgttaaaatattttattttaaaaaaaaatgaaatgttttttattaaaattttttattgttaaaataataattaatttttttattaagagTCAATATGTTGTTTTTTAATACAATAGTTTATACCAATTTTTGGGTCATTTATgatgttttaaataaataacaattgTAGAGGGATGATGAATATAACTAATTACTTTCACATGTTCTCAAAAAGCATAAAACAAACTATCAAACACTAACAGAAGGGGTATGTTCTCATAAAAGAGATCCTTCTACCTCTATTCGAACGGTATGAAAGAAACTAACACTAAAACCAACAAAATTTCTTGGTGTGAATAGATTTTAATAAAATTACTGAGTGATTTAGACCCGGAAGAGAAATTAATAACTACCTACATGTCGACTACTAATGTTAGGTGGAGATAATTAATCTATCACATGGCATTCATCTAGATGACAATACACAACATTTATATGTACCATACATATATCATTATACTATTTATTGACAACATATATCATTATCACATGTGGCAACTCATGTACGCACACAAATTAAGACAAATTGAGAGACAGTATTAGTAGTGCAAATAGCAATAGAATTCAATTGATGACTTATATGCATTATTATACCTGGCCATGCATGGGAGAGATGAATCATACAATTATTGAATAGTATTAGTTTCAACATTTCATATGTAGAATAATAAGGTATACTATCAAAACTCATGCGCATCTCTTACACACCATATTAATATTATGATAGCGATAatgtattattgtaaaatattcataattatttaaaaaaattaataaagataACTACTATGACTATAATATAcactatcatttaaaaaaaattagattatagtGTATCTCCTTGAGAAAATAGAGATGTCACTATTGATAGAGAGGCTACACTAGCACCACACTATACAATTTTCCCATAATTCTAACATAGATAACAAACATTTTTTGTTTAGCTATATATTGCCCCATGCATGTGCAATCtttagtagtaatagtagtatatatatataaatatatattttatataaatatatatataaaatgtgtgtagataactaaaaaaattagtttgaacggtttttttttctattaacttcaatggaatattcttatacttaacagaatattattatatttaactgtaaattgtaaacatgacttaaacttaaataaaataaaattaattaattaattaaaatatgatatttttgagatattttacaatgataattatttaaaaataataaaaccatatattttataacttaaataaaatttaattaaacttaatattatattaaacatataatatataatattttgttgtcattgccaaattaaaaaactagaacaagcataaacttaaacaaaaattaattaattaattaattaaaatatgataattttaagatagtttatgattatttattaattaattaaatcatatttatttaaaaataataaatgcatacatatcatttttttatcttataaatttatgtgattgtttattttttatcaagtgatgaTTGTAGCTCTTtacttcatcaaattcaccaaatgacattgtgagatacattagaaattaaaaatagttattgcttatatattattatctacactgtgactttttctattcttattttatttttattattaatttcttttttaatattattgtatttttatatatatgtcatgtagccatgtaaatatatatatgtcattgttgtgtttaaatgtcatatatgtagagattattagtataagtatttatatatactatagaactataatttattgtattatatatactttttaaaacagtgaaccaattttcattaaaattataaacaattttaaaactaagcaTGTACGTTGTTTCTACTTAGTGTATATCtcttttaacagttttttatttttttagtgttaactttaacgaaatattcttatatttaactgaaTATTCTTACATTTAATGGtattttgtaaacacttaaacttaaatcaaataaatcattgaaaaaaattaaaataagatatttttgagatattttacaatgataattatttaaaaataataaataattaaacaaattaaaatatgatattttttagatattttataatgataattatttaaaaataataaaatcatatattttataacttaaataaaatttaattaaacttaaactcacctattagaataatatcgtattaaacatataatataatttactgtgaattagaaacaaattatttttttttaaaaagagcaAGAAACTAAATTTGAAAATCCAcgtatataatataattttttgttgtccctcccaaattcaaaaagtagaacaaacataaacttaaacaaaaataaataatttatttaattaaaatgagatatttatttaaaatttatatgacattaatataaatttaataaaaataattaatatattttataaataaaattaaggagCATTTtgattgtatctagtatatatataaggCTCCGATTAACATAGAAATTGAGTGCGGACAATTAATGTTAGGTGAAGATCATTAATCCATCAGCATAATGAGTGAAAAGAACAACTCTATTAATAGCATGAGATAGTCAAGTGAACAACATGCACACCAAAGAAAAAAGCATTATATCATTTTACAAGCTGTAGGTGAGTCTAAATATCATTTTACAAGCTATAActctattaatatatatatgtactagctagtacatacatacatatatatataatacatgaaCAGTCCTTACACATGCTTTTTAAAACAGTACGAGATCTGATAAAGTAGTACGTATTAACAATGATTATTTATAACATGttctttttagtttttttagttgaattttgtttttattatatattaattaactaTGGTTGTTTTTCTTGTGTAACAGTAATAATGGCACTTGCAAAGTTCCAGATTGGTTACTGGGTGGCTTCCACCGAAAAATCCTTCCCACCTCAAAACGACCCCATACCATTCTTCACTCACCTCTACTATGCCTTTCTTCAGGTTCAAGGAGAGACTGGCGAGCTGATTATCCCACCAGAACTTGAGCAAGATATGAAGACTTTCGTTTAGTGTGTTCATGAGAAACATAAGAAAGCTATCGTATCCATTGGAGGTCCAAAACCAAAGAATACTAAGTCCGATGATCCCACCATCGCTATTTCTGCAATGGCAAGGAGCGCTGAGAAACGCGGCAAGTTTATTAAATCAACCATAGCTTTTGCTGAAGAATATGGCTTTGATGGTCTTGAGCTTGCTTGGGTTTATCCAAAAACAAAAAACGACATGAGAAACCTGACCAATCTCTTTCGTGAGTGGAAAGCTTCTAATGCTGATAAGAAGCTTCTTCTTTCAGCTGCAGTTTATTGCCAACCTGTAAGAGATAACAAATTGAGCAGAGAGAGAAAGTGTAAAGATTGAGAAAATGGCTCCAATGAAAGAATTGAGAGCCTTTGCCTTTTTATATAGCTGAATGCCACGATAGTTACAAACTAACTAACCATTTTTGGTTAGTAACAGTAAGAATAACAGAATGATAAAAATACAGCTAAGGCATAACAAACTCACTGACCACTATAACAGAATATACTCTAACACCCCCCCTCAAGTTACACTTGGTTGTCTAAGTGCTAACTTGGACCGAAAATCTTGAAACTGAGTAATAGGGAGTGGTTTAGTGAGAATGTCAGCAACTTGATGAGTAGCAGAGATGTGGCGAATATCAAGTTGACGAGCAAGAACTCTGTCTCGAATGAAATGGAGGTCAACTTCTATGTGCTTCGTACGCGCATGGAATACAGGATTCGAAGCCAGAGATGTAGCACCAAGATTATCACTCCAAAGAACTGGACATGAAGAAAGAGGCAGGCCAAGTTCTGTAAACAAAGATTGAAGCCAGATGAGTTCAGTAGTGGCAAGAGCTATTGCTCGATATTCGGACTCCGTGCTGGAACGGGCGACAACAGATTGTTTTCGTGAGCTCCATGAAATTAAGTTACCTCCTAAGTAAATGCAGTAGCCGGAAGTGGAGCGTCGATCATCAACAGAGCCTGC
The Humulus lupulus chromosome 6, drHumLupu1.1, whole genome shotgun sequence DNA segment above includes these coding regions:
- the LOC133783726 gene encoding uncharacterized protein LOC133783726 — encoded protein: MKDDHGWTPLHHAAHFGEVEVVKRFLQKKATLALIQDNEGMSPLHISARSGSFGAVKSLIAESGKYSYNICELLDNNDRTALHVAVESRNICLVKGMLHFKEFNDILHWKDKDGNTCFHLAVLTRSGIMTSSFLFSRRVLDIVAILTGSGTVTSSFLLSGRVLDKFALNSKGMTATDIVHDENFNRISSLES